In Rhodopirellula sp. P2, the DNA window TCAGCATTGGATCCAGCGCGTAACCCTCCCCGGCCCGAAGCGGTCCGACCCTCCCGAAGGGAGGGTGAAGTAAAACTGCACGACCTCCTTCGGGGAGAGGGCTGGGGGTGAGGGGCGTCGCACTGAATCGTGCGAACTCATTGACTCATTGCCATGCCGAATGAATCGCTACTGACCAGAGAGAGGCATCCATTCAATTTTTGGCGAGTAGAAAAAAAGGCCGTTGGCCATCAACCTCCCACCTCACCTCCCCCATTTCAATCTCATCACCGACACCAAGAGACCCAACATGACACCCACGATATTGCGAAGCCTTGGATGGCTTGTCGCGTTTTCTGTCTTCTGCACCGCAAATGCATCTGCCCAAGACAATTCACTGCCGAAGTTCCCCGAGTCCGGACCGTATCAGTACGAGCCCAAACCGGATGACCCCGAGTTCGGCAAGTTCTTCCCGGCCAAGGCTCCCGAAATTGGGCCGCTGCTGCTGACCAAGGGCGATCGCCTGGTGATCATCGGAGATTCGATCACCGAGCAGAAAATGTATTCACGGATGATCGAAACCTACCTGAACGCGTGCATGCCGCATCTGGAAATTGAAACGCGACAACTCGGATGGAGCGGCGAAACCGCGGCCGGGTTCCTACGCCGGATGGATTCGGATTGCTTGCGATTCGAACCCACCATCGCGACGCTTTGCTACGGGATGAACGACGCTCGCTATCGTGCCTACGACGTCAACAACGGGCATTGGTACAAGGACAACTACCAACACATTGTTCGGCGTCTGAAGGAAGCCGGTGCCAAGGTCGTGTTGGGGTCACCTGGTTGTGCCGGGAAAATCGCCACCTGGGTGAAGGCCCCTGCGTGCACGTTGGATGAGCACAACCTGAACCTGTGCACGCTGCGAGACTTAGGAATCGAAATCGCGAAAGAAGAAAACGTCGCGTTCGCGGATCTTTTCTGGCCCATGTATGTGGCTCAGATCACGGCGGCCAAAAAATACGGGACGGACGAAAAACCTTATCAAGTCACTGGCAATGATGGAATTCACCCACCCTGGGCCGGCCAAGTCATCATGGCATACGGCTTCCTGAAATCGATGGGGATTCGCGAACCCATCGCGAATCTAAAGGTGGACTTGGCGGCGACTTCCGCGGCGGGCGGTGATCATCATTC includes these proteins:
- a CDS encoding SGNH/GDSL hydrolase family protein, translated to MTPTILRSLGWLVAFSVFCTANASAQDNSLPKFPESGPYQYEPKPDDPEFGKFFPAKAPEIGPLLLTKGDRLVIIGDSITEQKMYSRMIETYLNACMPHLEIETRQLGWSGETAAGFLRRMDSDCLRFEPTIATLCYGMNDARYRAYDVNNGHWYKDNYQHIVRRLKEAGAKVVLGSPGCAGKIATWVKAPACTLDEHNLNLCTLRDLGIEIAKEENVAFADLFWPMYVAQITAAKKYGTDEKPYQVTGNDGIHPPWAGQVIMAYGFLKSMGIREPIANLKVDLAATSAAGGDHHSLVEFAFDDSSHKITFESHRYPFCAIGKDNDENSIRSGMTLVPFNEDLNQFLLTVSGLETDKASVRWGDHSEEFTKEELAEGVNLAEHFEVNPFSKAFQAIDQAVAAKQAFETVQIKKIFHGEEGKKDLEAAVKSTEAKRAELVQAIQDAIVPVTHTVVITPAK